One part of the Bradyrhizobium sp. CB1650 genome encodes these proteins:
- a CDS encoding ATP-binding protein yields MIKSLRGRLFVGLTAIIVLTGAIGGTLAYVWAYNEAIEMQDSVLTQVGTFALSASIRQSQPMNGVDAESEVVVVELGPTPRGSADDRRLWTLHDGLHNDTRQGRAIRVLLRTRPDGSRFAAAQGDEIRSEIAGDTAIRTLLPIAALVPCLLLVTALVIGRSFRPMFRLAGELDARKAVDLSTLSVKGAPSELQPFLGSINALLERIRTMMDQQRRFVADAAHELRTPITALSLQTENLDPLDMPPAARDRLEALKSGMRRTRHLLDQLLALARQDLASQEAGEEVYLDQIAKGVVADLLAESSAREIDLGFTTAEPASVTADPLAIRSLVRNLVENAVKYTPNGGRVDLSVYREANAAVLNVEDNGPGVPPQDIERIFEPFYRGRRPIGDGSGLGLSIVKRIVDRCGGSIEFENVIETSRSGLRATVRLPASD; encoded by the coding sequence ATGATCAAGTCGCTGCGCGGGCGCCTGTTCGTCGGACTCACCGCCATCATCGTACTCACCGGAGCCATCGGCGGCACGCTGGCCTACGTGTGGGCCTACAACGAAGCCATCGAGATGCAGGATTCTGTCCTAACCCAGGTCGGGACGTTCGCGCTGAGTGCTTCGATAAGGCAGAGCCAGCCCATGAACGGCGTCGATGCCGAGTCCGAGGTCGTCGTGGTCGAACTGGGGCCGACGCCGCGCGGCTCGGCCGACGATCGCAGGCTTTGGACGCTGCATGACGGGCTGCACAACGATACGCGTCAGGGCCGCGCGATCCGCGTCCTGCTCCGGACGCGCCCCGACGGCAGCAGGTTCGCCGCGGCCCAGGGGGACGAGATCCGTTCGGAGATCGCGGGCGACACGGCGATCCGGACGTTGTTGCCGATCGCCGCGCTGGTGCCCTGCCTGTTGCTGGTCACGGCCTTGGTGATCGGGCGGTCCTTTCGGCCGATGTTTCGCCTGGCCGGCGAGCTCGACGCCAGGAAGGCCGTCGACCTGAGCACGCTGTCGGTGAAGGGCGCGCCGAGCGAGCTGCAGCCCTTCCTTGGGTCGATCAATGCGCTGCTCGAACGCATCCGCACCATGATGGATCAGCAGCGGCGGTTCGTCGCGGACGCCGCTCACGAACTGCGCACGCCGATCACAGCGCTCAGCCTGCAGACCGAAAATCTCGATCCGCTCGACATGCCCCCGGCGGCTCGAGACCGTCTCGAAGCCTTGAAGAGCGGCATGCGGAGAACCAGACATCTGCTCGATCAGCTCTTGGCTCTGGCAAGGCAGGACCTCGCCTCCCAGGAGGCAGGCGAGGAGGTATATCTGGATCAGATCGCGAAAGGAGTCGTCGCGGATCTTCTGGCGGAGTCCTCCGCGCGCGAGATCGATCTAGGCTTCACGACGGCCGAACCGGCCTCCGTGACCGCAGATCCGCTCGCCATCCGCTCCCTCGTCCGCAACCTCGTCGAAAACGCCGTGAAGTACACGCCGAACGGCGGCCGGGTGGATCTGAGCGTCTATCGCGAAGCGAATGCCGCCGTCCTGAACGTCGAAGACAACGGACCAGGCGTCCCGCCGCAGGACATCGAACGTATATTCGAGCCGTTCTATCGGGGACGCAGGCCGATCGGCGACGGATCCGGGCTTGGCCTGTCGATCGTGAAGCGCATCGTCGACAGATGCGGCGGTTCGATCGAATTCGAAAACGTCATCGAGACCAGCAGATCAGGTCTTCGTGCAACCGTGCGATTGCCGGCATCCGATTGA
- a CDS encoding LysR family transcriptional regulator codes for MKKPAPRLASIDLNLLTVFDAVMRERSTTRAGKRLGLSQPAVSHALGRLRHMLKDELFVRGPLGMMPTPRAEQLAMPVRAAMDGLQEALEPDEFEPGKATQSFKIAVDNYAAIVLVAPIAAKIAELAPGVRLDFRPSGTLNILDLLDRSELHLAVGPSDVVAERFTRRRLIQDEFVLVMRRNHLLSKGTEISKEALAGAAQLEISSAQFESETTGVVGSARPSRRARIRAPILSAARILTTSDFVAVLPMKVALEMTRSRELIHRRLTRAPNPIETSMVWLRRLDNQPAHAWLRNEIVKVVDGLYQGRTR; via the coding sequence TTGAAGAAGCCGGCTCCCCGCCTTGCATCCATCGACCTGAACCTCCTGACGGTCTTCGACGCCGTGATGCGGGAAAGATCGACGACGCGTGCCGGAAAGCGATTGGGCCTCAGTCAGCCCGCCGTAAGCCATGCGCTGGGACGCCTCCGACACATGTTGAAGGACGAACTCTTCGTCCGTGGGCCGCTCGGCATGATGCCCACCCCTCGCGCGGAACAGCTTGCGATGCCGGTCCGGGCGGCGATGGACGGCCTGCAGGAAGCGCTCGAGCCGGACGAATTCGAGCCCGGCAAGGCGACGCAATCCTTCAAGATCGCGGTCGACAACTATGCCGCCATCGTTCTGGTCGCGCCCATTGCGGCAAAGATTGCGGAACTGGCCCCCGGAGTGAGATTGGATTTCCGTCCGAGCGGGACCCTGAACATCCTCGATCTCCTGGATCGGAGCGAATTGCACCTCGCGGTCGGCCCGTCCGACGTGGTGGCCGAACGCTTCACGCGGAGGCGGCTCATCCAGGACGAATTCGTCCTCGTCATGCGCCGAAACCATCTGTTGTCGAAGGGTACGGAAATCTCCAAGGAGGCGCTGGCAGGTGCTGCGCAATTGGAGATCTCGTCCGCACAATTCGAGAGCGAGACGACGGGCGTCGTGGGCTCGGCCAGGCCGAGCCGGCGGGCCAGAATCCGCGCACCCATCTTGTCGGCCGCGCGCATTCTGACCACGTCGGACTTCGTCGCAGTGCTCCCCATGAAGGTCGCCCTCGAAATGACCCGCTCCCGCGAGTTGATACATCGTCGGCTGACGCGAGCGCCTAACCCCATCGAGACATCGATGGTCTGGCTTCGCCGGCTCGACAATCAGCCCGCGCACGCCTGGCTTCGAAACGAAATCGTGAAGGTCGTAGACGGTCTCTATCAAGGCAGAACTCGATAG
- a CDS encoding efflux RND transporter permease subunit — MIAIVRLALARPYTFVVMAVLILIFGTTAALRTPTDIFPNIDIPVISVVFSYTGLPADDMAGRIVTFYERSLPNSVNDIEHIESQSIVNYGIIKIFFQPTVNINAALAQVNGMSQTVLKQMPPGITPPLILSFNASSVPILQLALSSPQMSETQVYDSALNFIRPALAPVPGATLPLPFGGKVRQVQADLNQRALHQYGVSANDVINALSLQNLITPVGTQKIGSYEYTVNLNDSPKAIEAFNNLPIKTVNGTVIYMHDVAYVHDGNPPQTNAVRVNGASAVLLTVMKAGVSSTLDIINNVKALLPSISNTLPSSLKLTPAGDQSVYVTDAVSSVVKEGVIAAVLTGMMILLFLGSWRSTLIITLSIPLAILAALTGLSVLGETINVMTLGGLALAVGILVDDATVTIENINWHMEQGKAIEPAILDGARQIVVPATVSLLCICIAFVPMFGLGGVAGYLFRPLAEAVILALAASYVLSRTLVPTMANYLLRNQQIHHGGEGADAAPSRNPFAPFHRGFERMFDGIRAHYRGLLQLCLANRVKVIAGFLIVSVLSFGLAPYLGQDFFPTVDAGQIKLHIRAPTGTRIEQTVSLSDKISAEIQKIIPKNEIGGIVSNVGLSVSGINMAYNNSGTIGVGDADILISLNPNHAPTDDYIKTMREKLPQQFPGTSFAFLPADIVSQVLNFGVPAPIDVQVAGRDLAANRKYANALLTRIKSIPGIVDARIQQAFQQPTLDVNVDRSMASLAGVSEKDVATAMLTTLSGSSQSSPTYWLDPKNGVSYAVSIQTPQRDIDSMTGLKNIPVTSTTGANTQLLGGIAEVARSRSNAVVSHYNVSPVIDIYATPQGRDLGALATDIQKSINATAKDLPKGASVALRGQVSTMTSAYQQLFVGLAAAIALIYLLMVINFQSWLDPFVIIMALPTALAGIVWMLFGTGTTLSVPALTGAIMCMGVATANSILVISFARERMAEGASAFEAAFDAGSSRFRPVLMTALAMVIGMLPMALEPGQNTPLGRAVIGGLVFATCATLFLVPTIFSLVHGGHRSAAPEANSTH, encoded by the coding sequence ATGATCGCTATCGTACGGCTCGCCCTGGCGCGACCCTACACGTTCGTGGTGATGGCCGTGCTGATCCTGATCTTCGGCACGACTGCGGCGCTGCGGACCCCGACGGACATCTTTCCCAACATCGACATTCCCGTCATCAGCGTGGTCTTCAGCTATACGGGGCTACCCGCCGACGACATGGCGGGCCGCATCGTCACGTTCTACGAACGCTCGCTGCCCAACAGCGTCAACGACATCGAGCACATCGAATCCCAGTCGATCGTCAACTACGGCATCATCAAGATCTTCTTCCAGCCGACCGTGAACATCAACGCCGCGCTGGCGCAGGTCAACGGCATGTCGCAAACGGTGTTGAAGCAGATGCCGCCCGGCATCACGCCGCCGCTGATCCTCAGCTTCAACGCGTCGAGCGTCCCGATCCTTCAACTCGCGCTGTCGAGCCCCCAGATGTCGGAGACGCAGGTCTACGATTCCGCTCTCAACTTCATCAGGCCTGCTTTGGCACCCGTTCCCGGCGCCACGCTGCCGTTGCCGTTCGGCGGCAAGGTGCGTCAGGTCCAGGCCGACCTCAACCAGCGGGCGCTCCACCAGTACGGCGTCTCGGCGAACGACGTCATCAACGCGCTGTCCTTGCAGAACCTGATCACGCCGGTCGGGACCCAGAAGATCGGCTCCTACGAATATACGGTGAACCTGAACGACTCGCCAAAAGCGATCGAGGCCTTCAACAACCTGCCGATCAAGACCGTAAATGGCACGGTCATCTACATGCACGACGTGGCCTACGTCCACGACGGCAATCCGCCGCAGACCAACGCGGTCCGGGTCAACGGCGCGAGCGCCGTGCTGCTGACGGTCATGAAGGCGGGCGTGAGCTCGACGCTCGACATCATCAACAACGTCAAGGCGTTGTTGCCGTCCATTTCGAACACCCTGCCGAGCAGTCTCAAGCTGACCCCCGCCGGCGACCAGTCGGTCTACGTCACAGACGCTGTCTCGAGCGTCGTCAAGGAAGGCGTCATCGCGGCCGTTCTGACCGGCATGATGATTTTGCTGTTCCTCGGCAGTTGGCGGTCTACGCTGATCATCACGCTCTCGATCCCGCTCGCCATTCTGGCGGCGCTGACGGGCCTCTCGGTGCTGGGCGAGACCATCAACGTCATGACGCTTGGCGGGCTCGCGCTCGCGGTCGGCATCCTGGTCGACGACGCCACGGTCACCATCGAGAACATCAATTGGCATATGGAGCAGGGCAAAGCGATCGAACCGGCCATCCTGGATGGCGCCCGTCAGATCGTGGTGCCGGCGACGGTCTCGCTGCTCTGCATCTGCATCGCCTTTGTCCCGATGTTCGGCCTGGGCGGGGTCGCTGGATATCTGTTCCGGCCGCTCGCCGAGGCGGTGATCCTGGCATTGGCTGCGTCCTACGTGCTGTCGCGCACGCTGGTGCCGACCATGGCCAACTATCTGTTGCGCAACCAGCAGATCCACCATGGAGGCGAGGGCGCCGACGCGGCCCCTTCGCGTAACCCGTTCGCCCCTTTCCATCGCGGCTTCGAACGGATGTTCGACGGCATTCGTGCGCACTACCGCGGCCTGCTGCAGCTTTGCCTCGCCAACCGCGTCAAGGTCATCGCAGGCTTCCTGATCGTCAGCGTGCTCTCGTTCGGGCTGGCGCCTTATCTCGGGCAGGACTTCTTTCCGACCGTGGATGCAGGCCAGATCAAGCTCCACATCCGGGCTCCGACGGGCACCCGCATCGAGCAGACGGTCAGTCTCAGCGACAAGATCAGCGCCGAAATCCAGAAGATCATTCCGAAGAACGAGATCGGCGGCATCGTCAGCAACGTGGGCCTCAGCGTCAGCGGCATCAACATGGCCTACAACAACTCCGGCACCATCGGTGTCGGCGACGCGGACATCCTGATCAGCCTGAACCCGAACCACGCACCGACGGACGACTACATCAAGACGATGCGGGAGAAGCTGCCGCAGCAGTTTCCGGGCACGTCCTTCGCGTTCCTCCCGGCCGACATCGTCAGCCAGGTGCTGAATTTCGGTGTTCCTGCGCCGATCGACGTTCAGGTGGCGGGGAGGGACTTGGCCGCAAACCGCAAATACGCCAACGCGCTGCTGACCCGGATCAAGTCGATTCCGGGGATTGTCGATGCGCGCATCCAGCAGGCGTTCCAGCAGCCGACGCTTGATGTCAACGTCGACCGGTCGATGGCGTCCCTGGCCGGCGTCAGCGAAAAGGACGTCGCGACGGCCATGCTCACGACGCTGTCCGGGAGTTCCCAGTCATCTCCGACCTACTGGCTGGATCCGAAGAATGGCGTGTCCTACGCGGTCTCGATCCAGACGCCGCAGCGCGACATCGACTCCATGACCGGCCTGAAGAACATTCCAGTCACATCGACCACGGGAGCGAACACGCAGTTGCTTGGCGGCATTGCCGAGGTCGCGCGCAGCCGCAGCAACGCCGTGGTCTCTCATTACAACGTCTCGCCGGTCATCGACATCTACGCCACGCCGCAGGGCCGCGATCTCGGCGCGCTTGCCACCGACATTCAGAAATCGATCAACGCGACTGCCAAGGACCTCCCGAAGGGGGCCAGCGTGGCGCTGCGTGGCCAGGTGAGCACGATGACGAGCGCGTATCAGCAGCTCTTCGTCGGGCTGGCCGCCGCCATCGCGCTGATCTACCTGCTCATGGTCATCAACTTCCAGTCCTGGCTCGACCCGTTCGTCATCATCATGGCTCTGCCGACTGCGTTGGCCGGCATCGTCTGGATGCTGTTCGGCACCGGTACGACACTATCGGTTCCCGCGCTGACGGGCGCGATCATGTGCATGGGAGTCGCGACCGCGAACAGCATCCTGGTGATCAGTTTCGCGCGAGAACGCATGGCGGAGGGGGCGAGTGCTTTCGAAGCGGCGTTCGACGCGGGAAGCTCGCGCTTCCGTCCCGTGCTCATGACCGCACTGGCGATGGTCATCGGGATGCTTCCCATGGCCCTCGAGCCCGGCCAGAACACGCCGCTCGGGCGTGCGGTCATCGGTGGACTCGTCTTCGCGACCTGCGCCACGCTCTTCCTGGTGCCGACCATTTTCAGCCTGGTGCACGGCGGGCATCGTTCCGCTGCGCCCGAGGCCAACTCAACGCATTGA
- a CDS encoding DUF1109 domain-containing protein: MKTDDLVELLSRNLEPVDRSAVLRTLCFAVGIGIVAALGIAFFGLGVRSDFATTRALIFLAMKLAFAIAIVGLAIVYLVRLTRPGGERKTSPFLIMTPFLVIVLLAAVSLGSAPRAHWDRMIMGDEWLECLLSVPIIAIVPFAASIWAVRKGAPTDLVRAGALAGLIAGAISAIGYALHCTDDSIPFIAVWYGGTIVLCTLAGAVLGPRLLRW; encoded by the coding sequence ATGAAGACCGACGATCTCGTTGAGCTTCTGAGTAGAAATCTTGAGCCGGTTGACCGCAGCGCCGTTTTGCGCACGCTTTGCTTCGCGGTAGGCATAGGGATAGTCGCGGCGCTCGGCATCGCATTCTTCGGCCTGGGTGTCCGCTCCGATTTCGCGACAACCCGCGCCTTGATATTTCTCGCGATGAAGCTCGCTTTTGCGATTGCAATCGTAGGTCTGGCGATCGTTTACCTAGTCAGGTTGACGCGCCCCGGCGGAGAACGAAAGACCTCGCCCTTTCTCATCATGACGCCCTTCCTGGTCATCGTGCTTCTGGCGGCGGTTAGCCTCGGCTCGGCCCCCCGCGCGCATTGGGACAGGATGATCATGGGAGATGAATGGCTGGAATGCCTCCTTTCCGTCCCGATCATTGCCATCGTTCCGTTCGCCGCTTCGATTTGGGCTGTGCGAAAAGGTGCGCCCACGGACCTTGTGCGAGCAGGCGCTTTGGCCGGTCTCATTGCCGGAGCGATCAGCGCAATCGGCTATGCACTGCATTGCACGGACGATTCGATTCCCTTTATTGCGGTCTGGTACGGCGGAACAATTGTGCTGTGCACGCTCGCAGGTGCCGTATTGGGACCGCGGCTGTTGCGCTGGTGA
- a CDS encoding MarR family transcriptional regulator, whose translation MTSNRRPSAAPGCRIDDPYCGNERNTKSEISLTGQTPTKQLAWEIGSINVYLEEIHQIWASALGVSHPQLKILMALSTDDGVAVNVVAKMLHVEPSFVTTQSKALEKKGLLYRRRCSSDGRVVQLSLCEPTHQQLGNLAAQQLYLDDFIFKDYASEERSNFMTMLATLKLRIERARHRAALDCLVAALPSRSC comes from the coding sequence GTGACCTCGAATCGACGCCCATCTGCGGCGCCGGGCTGCCGCATCGACGATCCATATTGCGGGAACGAGCGGAATACGAAATCGGAGATATCGCTAACAGGACAGACGCCGACAAAGCAGCTTGCGTGGGAGATTGGTTCAATCAATGTTTATCTCGAAGAAATCCATCAGATATGGGCGAGCGCGCTGGGGGTAAGCCATCCGCAGTTGAAGATCCTGATGGCGCTATCCACAGACGACGGCGTCGCCGTAAACGTCGTCGCGAAGATGCTTCACGTCGAGCCGTCGTTCGTGACGACCCAGTCGAAGGCGCTGGAAAAGAAGGGACTGCTGTATCGAAGACGCTGTTCGAGTGACGGGCGCGTAGTCCAGTTGTCGCTCTGTGAACCGACTCATCAGCAGCTGGGAAATCTCGCTGCGCAGCAGCTGTACCTCGATGACTTCATTTTCAAGGACTATGCAAGCGAGGAGAGGTCTAATTTTATGACCATGCTGGCAACTCTCAAACTTCGTATCGAGCGCGCACGGCATAGAGCAGCGCTGGATTGCCTGGTCGCCGCTCTCCCCTCGCGGTCATGCTGA
- a CDS encoding response regulator transcription factor, with protein sequence MRVLLVEDDRMIGAAVVEALKDAAYAVDWIQDGELAMEAIRSETYEIALLDLGLPLVDGLDVLKNLRASSRLPVIILTARDALTDRIRGLDLGADDYLVKPFEVGELLARMRAVMRREGSGASPILSNGKLQLDPATREASYFGESVILSAREFALLQALLARPGTILSRSELERHIYGWNEEVESNAVEFLIHAVRKKLGAMAIRNVRGVGWMVDRPS encoded by the coding sequence ATGCGAGTGCTTTTGGTCGAGGACGACCGAATGATCGGAGCCGCAGTGGTGGAGGCGTTGAAGGATGCCGCCTACGCTGTCGACTGGATACAGGACGGCGAGCTCGCCATGGAAGCGATCCGTAGCGAGACCTACGAAATCGCGCTTCTCGACCTCGGGCTGCCGCTCGTTGACGGTCTCGATGTGCTGAAGAACCTTCGCGCGAGCAGCCGCCTACCCGTGATCATCCTCACGGCACGGGATGCTCTGACCGACCGCATCCGGGGGCTCGATCTCGGGGCGGACGACTACCTCGTGAAGCCGTTCGAGGTTGGCGAGCTCTTGGCGCGCATGAGGGCGGTGATGAGGCGCGAAGGCAGCGGCGCCTCGCCGATCCTGAGCAACGGCAAGCTCCAATTGGATCCCGCGACGCGTGAGGCGTCGTACTTCGGCGAGAGCGTGATCCTTAGCGCCCGCGAATTCGCGCTCCTCCAGGCGCTGCTCGCGCGTCCGGGGACAATCCTGTCGCGCAGCGAGCTCGAACGCCATATCTACGGCTGGAACGAAGAGGTCGAAAGCAACGCGGTCGAGTTTCTGATCCACGCCGTCCGCAAGAAGCTCGGCGCCATGGCGATCAGGAACGTCCGCGGCGTCGGCTGGATGGTGGACCGGCCATCATGA
- a CDS encoding class I SAM-dependent methyltransferase, which produces MSFYNDFILPRLLDFAMRNKQLLPFRKRVIGAAEGRVLEIGVGSGRNLPFYRSPAKELLALEPSPKLVAMAREAKEPAVPVNFLEASAEAIPLDDGTIDSVVTTWTLCSIPHADSALGEMRRVLRPGGKLLFAEHGLAPSKSVRWWQDRLTPAWRRIGGGCHLNRPIRSMIESAGFRIDRIETGYIPGPKPMTFVYEGSARPA; this is translated from the coding sequence ATGAGCTTCTATAACGACTTCATTCTGCCGAGACTTCTCGATTTCGCCATGCGCAACAAGCAGCTCCTGCCGTTTCGCAAACGGGTGATCGGAGCCGCCGAAGGCCGCGTGCTCGAAATCGGCGTCGGCTCCGGCCGCAATCTGCCATTCTATCGATCGCCCGCGAAAGAACTCCTGGCGCTCGAACCTTCGCCAAAACTTGTCGCCATGGCTCGCGAAGCGAAAGAACCGGCTGTGCCCGTCAATTTTCTTGAAGCTTCCGCGGAAGCCATTCCACTCGACGATGGCACCATCGACAGTGTCGTGACGACTTGGACGTTGTGCAGCATTCCGCACGCGGATTCTGCGCTTGGCGAGATGCGCCGTGTGCTTCGCCCTGGCGGCAAGCTCCTTTTCGCAGAGCACGGCCTCGCGCCCAGCAAGAGCGTGCGCTGGTGGCAGGACCGCTTGACGCCGGCATGGCGCCGTATCGGCGGCGGCTGTCATCTCAACCGGCCGATCCGCTCCATGATCGAAAGCGCAGGCTTCCGTATCGACCGGATCGAGACCGGCTATATACCGGGACCGAAGCCAATGACCTTCGTGTACGAAGGCAGCGCGCGTCCGGCCTGA
- a CDS encoding efflux RND transporter periplasmic adaptor subunit: MSTDDVKIPAKRSLLTIAGAALLFAGVTAGYGFMNRVQSKQEVVDWASRQATPTVSLASFIPTPPNQTLTLPGNVQPFNKAAIYARVNGYIKSWEHDIGTPVKAGQALAIIDAPDLDQQLSQTKATLASVRANLQIANLTASRNNILLQKQIVAQQLADQTDADAKAKEAVVDANEANVKQLETMQSFKTLAAPFDGVVTARNVEIGMLISAGGSGQPLFEVSDLHRVRIYVQAPQSFSAGLKLGMAATFEMPQYPGVQFEATLSHISKSINSTSHSMQVELQADNSDGKFFGGAYCNVHFNIPSDPNRLRIPSTALVVGNKGTQVAILDGNSKVVLKKVELGRDFGDSVEVLAGLTSSDRIVDNPPETLADGDNVQVAATPPSS, translated from the coding sequence ATGTCGACGGATGACGTCAAAATTCCTGCGAAGCGGAGCCTGCTGACGATCGCCGGCGCGGCGCTTTTGTTTGCCGGGGTCACTGCCGGCTACGGCTTCATGAACCGGGTGCAGAGCAAGCAGGAGGTGGTGGACTGGGCCAGCCGGCAGGCCACGCCGACGGTGTCGCTGGCATCGTTCATTCCTACGCCGCCGAACCAGACGCTGACGCTTCCCGGCAATGTCCAGCCGTTCAACAAGGCGGCGATCTACGCGCGTGTGAACGGTTATATCAAGAGCTGGGAGCACGACATCGGGACGCCGGTCAAGGCGGGACAGGCGCTGGCAATCATCGATGCGCCCGACCTGGATCAGCAGCTCAGCCAGACCAAGGCAACGCTGGCGAGCGTGCGCGCCAACCTGCAGATCGCCAACCTCACGGCCTCGCGCAACAATATCCTGCTTCAGAAGCAGATCGTCGCGCAGCAACTCGCCGACCAGACCGACGCCGACGCCAAGGCGAAGGAGGCCGTGGTCGATGCCAACGAGGCGAACGTCAAGCAGCTCGAGACGATGCAGTCGTTCAAGACGCTGGCGGCCCCCTTTGACGGCGTTGTCACGGCCCGCAACGTCGAGATCGGCATGCTGATCTCCGCAGGCGGATCCGGGCAGCCGCTCTTCGAAGTGTCGGACCTGCACAGGGTCCGGATCTACGTCCAGGCGCCGCAGTCCTTCTCCGCGGGCTTGAAGCTGGGAATGGCCGCGACGTTCGAGATGCCGCAATACCCTGGGGTCCAGTTCGAGGCGACGCTGTCGCACATCTCGAAGTCGATCAACAGCACGTCCCACAGCATGCAAGTCGAGCTACAGGCCGACAATTCGGACGGAAAGTTCTTCGGCGGCGCCTATTGCAACGTGCACTTCAATATCCCGTCGGACCCGAACCGGCTCCGGATCCCGTCTACGGCACTCGTCGTCGGCAACAAGGGCACGCAGGTTGCGATCCTCGACGGCAACAGCAAGGTCGTGCTGAAGAAGGTCGAGCTCGGCCGCGACTTCGGCGACAGCGTCGAGGTGCTTGCCGGCCTCACGTCATCGGATCGCATTGTCGACAATCCTCCTGAGACCCTCGCGGACGGCGATAACGTCCAGGTCGCCGCCACGCCACCGTCGTCCTGA
- a CDS encoding cytochrome c family protein: protein MNKLVVTALSTIALLSPAMGEPGDSARGERDFRVCAPCHSLEPDRNMTGPSLAGLWGRKAGSLPSFERYSDALKSSGIIWDDRSLDGWLTDPERMVPDNEMPFKGIKDASDRADLLAFLKEATKPGAAPQRNARAQMGAKGAMMGAMGGMMGGGGDTNLKSLDPARQVKAITYCHDSYRVTTANGKTRHFWDHNLRFMTDSSKGGPESGAPAIMPAGMLGDRAAIIFAAPDEITKMIEQRC, encoded by the coding sequence ATGAACAAGCTCGTCGTCACAGCGCTCTCGACTATCGCCTTGCTTTCTCCTGCAATGGGCGAGCCCGGCGACTCCGCACGGGGCGAGCGCGACTTCCGCGTATGTGCGCCGTGCCATTCGCTCGAGCCCGATCGCAACATGACGGGTCCAAGTCTTGCCGGCCTGTGGGGACGGAAAGCCGGATCGCTTCCGAGCTTCGAGCGCTACTCCGATGCTCTCAAATCCTCAGGGATCATTTGGGACGATCGCTCGCTCGACGGATGGCTGACCGATCCTGAGCGTATGGTGCCGGACAACGAGATGCCATTTAAGGGAATCAAAGACGCCAGCGATCGCGCCGATCTGCTGGCCTTCCTGAAGGAAGCGACCAAGCCGGGCGCTGCGCCGCAACGGAATGCTCGAGCGCAAATGGGCGCCAAGGGCGCGATGATGGGTGCCATGGGCGGAATGATGGGTGGCGGAGGCGATACCAACCTCAAGAGCCTCGACCCCGCCAGGCAGGTCAAAGCCATCACCTACTGCCATGACAGCTATCGCGTGACCACTGCCAACGGAAAGACACGGCACTTCTGGGACCACAACCTGCGCTTCATGACAGACTCCAGCAAGGGCGGTCCGGAAAGCGGCGCGCCTGCGATCATGCCGGCAGGCATGCTGGGCGACCGCGCGGCCATAATCTTCGCCGCGCCTGACGAGATCACCAAGATGATCGAACAGCGATGCTGA
- a CDS encoding PRC-barrel domain-containing protein, which yields MNNCIQSANSSSVQLEGTAVVGPDGDRIGSIESVTIDRTSGSLSHVVTSVRRFGFVAVRHLLPWHRLDYDRRLAAYRVDLTDRQLQAASLPQDPFGYGL from the coding sequence ATGAATAATTGCATCCAATCAGCCAACTCTTCGTCTGTTCAGTTGGAAGGGACCGCCGTGGTAGGCCCGGACGGCGATCGAATCGGATCGATCGAAAGCGTCACCATCGACCGGACGAGTGGTTCGCTGTCCCACGTGGTGACGAGCGTTAGACGCTTCGGATTCGTCGCGGTCCGGCATTTGCTTCCTTGGCACCGCCTCGACTACGACCGTCGGCTCGCCGCCTATCGGGTGGATCTCACGGATCGGCAGTTGCAGGCTGCTTCGCTACCCCAAGATCCCTTCGGTTACGGACTTTGA